The Syntrophobacterales bacterium genomic interval TGGGCAATTACTACGACAACACGATTGACGCCTTTGGCGACGCCTATGAGTTTTTGATGACAATGTATGCTGCAAATGCTGGAAAATCCGGCGGGGAATTCTTTACCCCGCAAGAAGTTAGCGAACTTCTCGCTGAGATAACAACTGTTGGCAAAAAAGAGGTAAATAAAGTATACGACCCCGCCTGCGGTTCTGGCTCTTTACTCCTCAAGTTCGTAAAAGTTCTCGGCAAAGAAAATGTACGGCAAGGATTCTTTGGGCAGGAAATCAATCTCACTATCTACAACCTCTGCCGTATCAATATGTTTTTGCACGATATCAACTACAATCACTTTGATGTTGCCAACGGCGATACGCTAACCGATCCGAAGCACTGGGATGATGAGCCCTTCGACGCAATAGTTTCCAATCCTCCGTATTCCATCAGGTGGGAAGGCGACAGCAATACGCTTCTTATCAATGACCCGCGTTTTTCACCGGCAGGAGTATTGGCGCCAAAGAGCAAGGCCGATCTCGCCTTTACCATGCACATGCTCTCTTGGCTTTCCACCAGCGGAACAGCGGCGATCGTTGAATTTCCTGGAGTGCTGTATCGTGGCGGCGCGGAGCAAAAGATTCGCAAATATCTCGTAGATAACAACTACATTGATACCATAATCCAGCTTCCGCCCGATCTTTTCTTTGGCACGACCATTGCCACCTGCGTCATCGTGCTTAAAAAAAGCAAGAAAGATAACAAAATACTGTTTATAGACGCGTCAGCCGAATTTGTCCGCGGAGGAAACAAAAACAAACTGAGCGATGAAAACCGCGCCAAGATCCTGGAGGCGTTTACCAAGCGCGCGGACAGGGAGCATTTTGCCAAGCTGGTGGGCAATAAGACCATTGAAGAAAACGACCACAACATCGCGGTATCCACCTATGTGGCGCAAAAAGACACCCGCGAGGCAATTGATATTGTAAAGCTCAACGCCGAGATCAAAGGCATTGTTGCCCGACAGAACGAACTGCGCAAGGCGATTGATGAAATAGTAAGCGCTATTGAGGGGACGAAATAATATGAAAAACGACGAACTAAAAAACGAAATAATCATTTATACGGGCGACAATGGTAAGTCGAGTGTTGAAGTACGCATGCAGGGCGAAACGGTATGGCTCACCCAAAAACAACTCGCCGAGCTTTTTGATACGACGAAACAAAATATCAGCCAGCATATAAACAACATTCTCAAGGACGGCGAATTACAGACAGATTCAGTTGTAAAGAAAATATTGACAACTGCCGATGACGGCAAAAAGTACCAAACGGATCATTACAATCTGGACATGATTATTTCTCTCGGGTATCGCATCAGCTCGCGCATCGCTACCAATTTTCGCATCTGGGCAACGGAACGACTGAAAGAATACATTGTTAAAGGCTTTACCATGGACGACGAGCGGCTCAAAGGCACGGGCGGCGGGAATTACTGGAAGGAACTGCTCGACCGCATTCGCGATATCCGCAGCAGTGAAAAAGTGCTGTATCGGCAGGTGCTCGACCTCTACGCAACCAGCGCGGACTATGACCCAAACGCGAAAGAATCCACGCAGTTTTTCAAGATCGTGCAAAACAAACTGCACTACGCCGCGCACGGACACACTGCCGCTGAGGTGATCGCCAAACGCGCCGACGCGGGTCAACCGTTCATGGGTCTGCTCACTTTTTCCGGCGGAGAAGTCACCCGGAAAGATATCGGCATCGCCAAAAATTATCTCGCCGAAAATGAGCTGAAAAAGCTCAATAACATCGTTTCCGCCTATTTTGACCTCGCGGAAGTAAAAGCCATGAATCAGGACCCGATGCGCATGAAGGACTGGATCGCGCAACTCGACCGGCTGATACAGACTTTTGACGGCAAGCTGCTGGACAATGCCGGCGCTGTAAGCCACGAGCAGGCGCTGCAAAAAGCCGAAACCGAGTACAAGAAATATCAGTCCGCAGCCATCAGCGTTGTGGAACGGGACTATCTGGAAACCCTGAAGAAGGCGGAGAAAAAACTGAAGAAGGGCCGAAGAATCAAAAAGCCGGGTTCTGAGTCATGAAGATCATCATGAATAAACCTTTGAATAAAATCGAAAAACTGATCGCCGAGCTTTGTCCCGAGGGGGTGGAGTACTCTGAGCTTAAGAAGGTCACTCTGCGCACGACCAACATCAAATGGGCTGATGTGGATGGTGAAAAGTTCAGATATATCGACCTTACATCTGTTGATCGGGTTACGCACGCAATCGCCGAGGCCCAGACTATCACCAGCGAAAATGCACCAAGCAGAGCACAACAAATAGTTCGCGAAGGGGATGTGATATTCGGAACGACGCGGCCAATGCTCAAACGGTACACGCTAATTCCAGCCGAATACGATGGCAACATATGTAGTACTGGCTATTGTGTTCTTCGACCAAACACAAAACGGGTACTTCCAAATCTCGTCTTCCATTTTCTTGGTACTGAATCGTTCTATGCCCATGTAGAAGCAAATGAGCGGGGTGCAAGTTATCCGGCAATTACAGATAGTGCGGTAAAGGCGTTTCTCATCCCCATTCCGCCCCTTGCCATCCAACAAGAGATCGTGAAAATTCTGGATACCTTTACCACGCTGGAGGCGGAGCTGGAGGCGGAGCTGGAGGCGGAGCTGGAGGCGCGAAAGAAGCAGTATGAGTATTATCGGGATGAGCTGTTGAATATAAGAGATGTTGAGTTCAAAAAATTAGGTGAAGTCGGATCTTTGATTAGAGGAAACGGCTTGCAGAAAAAAGATTTTGTTGAAGATGGAATTGGGTGCATACACTACGGCCAGATTTATACATATTACGGGACCTATGCCGACAAAACGAAAACGTTTGTTTCGCCAGAATTAGCAAAGAAATTAAAAAAGGCTCAGAAGGGCGATGTGCTAATATCAGGTGTGAGTGAAAATATTGAGGATGTATGTAAACCCTTGGGTTGGCTCGGTGATGAGATTTGTATTAGCGGAGATATGTTTGCATTTCGCCATAATCAAAACACTAAATTCATAACTTACTTATTACAGACAACAAATTTCAAAAGATACAAAGAGCGATTTGCGCATGGGGCTAAAGTAATTCGTGTAAAACAAGATAAAATTCTTGATTATAAAATCCCCATCCCGCCTCTTGCCGAACAAGAACGCATCGTTGCCATTCTCGACAAATTCGACGCTCTGGTGACTGATATTTCGGTCGGCTTACCGGCTGAACTCAATGCCCGGCGTAAACAATACGAATACTACCGAAACAAGCTGCTGACTTTTGAGCCATTGGAAAAAGACCATGCCAACCAATAGCCGATACAATTTAGTCGCGGAAAATCCGCAAAGCACGGTGGTGGCGGAATACCAGGCCATTTACCGTACTTCCAAAACATACCAGAGCGAGGCGGAGCTGGAGCGCGCCTTTATTGCGCAGTTAGAGTCACAGGCGTATGAGTTTCTGCCCATTACTTCCGAAGCTGATCTGGTGCTCAACCTGCGTAAACAGCTTGAAAAGCTCAATGATTTCAGCTTTTCCGATACCGAATGGGAAAGGTTTTTTACCGGCGAGA includes:
- a CDS encoding virulence RhuM family protein; its protein translation is MKNDELKNEIIIYTGDNGKSSVEVRMQGETVWLTQKQLAELFDTTKQNISQHINNILKDGELQTDSVVKKILTTADDGKKYQTDHYNLDMIISLGYRISSRIATNFRIWATERLKEYIVKGFTMDDERLKGTGGGNYWKELLDRIRDIRSSEKVLYRQVLDLYATSADYDPNAKESTQFFKIVQNKLHYAAHGHTAAEVIAKRADAGQPFMGLLTFSGGEVTRKDIGIAKNYLAENELKKLNNIVSAYFDLAEVKAMNQDPMRMKDWIAQLDRLIQTFDGKLLDNAGAVSHEQALQKAETEYKKYQSAAISVVERDYLETLKKAEKKLKKGRRIKKPGSES
- a CDS encoding restriction endonuclease subunit S, with amino-acid sequence MKIIMNKPLNKIEKLIAELCPEGVEYSELKKVTLRTTNIKWADVDGEKFRYIDLTSVDRVTHAIAEAQTITSENAPSRAQQIVREGDVIFGTTRPMLKRYTLIPAEYDGNICSTGYCVLRPNTKRVLPNLVFHFLGTESFYAHVEANERGASYPAITDSAVKAFLIPIPPLAIQQEIVKILDTFTTLEAELEAELEAELEARKKQYEYYRDELLNIRDVEFKKLGEVGSLIRGNGLQKKDFVEDGIGCIHYGQIYTYYGTYADKTKTFVSPELAKKLKKAQKGDVLISGVSENIEDVCKPLGWLGDEICISGDMFAFRHNQNTKFITYLLQTTNFKRYKERFAHGAKVIRVKQDKILDYKIPIPPLAEQERIVAILDKFDALVTDISVGLPAELNARRKQYEYYRNKLLTFEPLEKDHANQ
- a CDS encoding type I restriction-modification system subunit M, with translation MIKEQERAELHRAIWQIANDLRGSVDGWDFKQYVLGMLFYRFISENLTSYLNEDERRSGDKDFDYAKLSDKEAEFGRADTVKEKGFYILPGELFVNVRAKARHDANLNETLAAVFRNIENSAKGSDSEDDLKGLFDDLDVNANKLGNTVEKRNQKLVKLLEAIGDLRLGNYYDNTIDAFGDAYEFLMTMYAANAGKSGGEFFTPQEVSELLAEITTVGKKEVNKVYDPACGSGSLLLKFVKVLGKENVRQGFFGQEINLTIYNLCRINMFLHDINYNHFDVANGDTLTDPKHWDDEPFDAIVSNPPYSIRWEGDSNTLLINDPRFSPAGVLAPKSKADLAFTMHMLSWLSTSGTAAIVEFPGVLYRGGAEQKIRKYLVDNNYIDTIIQLPPDLFFGTTIATCVIVLKKSKKDNKILFIDASAEFVRGGNKNKLSDENRAKILEAFTKRADREHFAKLVGNKTIEENDHNIAVSTYVAQKDTREAIDIVKLNAEIKGIVARQNELRKAIDEIVSAIEGTK